A genomic stretch from Sphaerochaeta sp. includes:
- the prs gene encoding ribose-phosphate diphosphokinase, translated as MSIIKPHKLGVIAGPGSEYFTGKVVKHLRRLYLERYEKLSAALARRHGMTEEEILKTVTLMDDLNSKSIPKSKCPTTFQVPDFTVKVKYTKFANGEEKAEILDPVRGLRVYIIYDMANEEPIQVAGCDQPVKLSVNDHLMFLFTTVNAVQLAGADSITLVLPTYPYARQHKKASREALTASMFGHMCEMLGVERIITLDIHSREIENSFTHLKLENLHGSYQTLIALHKIIDFNDPDLVVVSPDTGAVSRNKFYAQALHRPLAMLYKERDYSVVSTSAKTSNIKSINLLGDVRGKTVLMADDMIATGGTMLLAMRELKNLGAKKIICMISLPFFNAGAVDTFDQAYKEGVFYRIIGTNAVYHGHDLLDKEWYVQADITELFARIISRLHHGRSISPLLDNRKFIQILIDNSQQGTAPAADEAASATNPDHAE; from the coding sequence ATGAGTATCATTAAGCCCCATAAACTTGGTGTCATCGCCGGCCCCGGCAGTGAGTATTTCACCGGAAAGGTGGTAAAGCACCTGCGCCGCTTGTATCTGGAGCGGTATGAGAAGCTTTCCGCCGCGCTGGCGCGCCGCCATGGCATGACGGAGGAGGAGATCCTCAAGACGGTCACCCTGATGGATGACCTGAACAGCAAGAGCATCCCCAAATCCAAGTGCCCGACGACATTCCAGGTTCCCGATTTTACCGTCAAGGTGAAGTACACCAAGTTCGCCAATGGGGAGGAGAAGGCGGAGATTCTGGATCCGGTCAGAGGACTGAGGGTCTACATCATCTACGATATGGCCAACGAGGAACCGATCCAGGTGGCGGGGTGTGACCAACCGGTCAAGCTCTCCGTCAACGATCATCTGATGTTCCTGTTCACTACGGTCAATGCCGTGCAGTTGGCCGGCGCTGATTCCATCACGTTGGTGCTTCCCACCTATCCGTACGCCCGCCAGCACAAGAAGGCGTCACGCGAGGCGTTGACGGCCAGCATGTTCGGCCATATGTGCGAGATGCTCGGTGTGGAGCGGATCATCACGCTGGACATCCACAGCAGGGAGATCGAGAACAGTTTCACCCATCTGAAGCTGGAGAACCTCCACGGTTCGTACCAGACGTTGATCGCCCTGCACAAGATCATCGATTTCAACGACCCCGACCTGGTGGTCGTCTCTCCGGATACCGGAGCCGTTTCCCGCAACAAGTTCTACGCCCAGGCGTTGCATCGCCCATTGGCCATGCTGTACAAGGAGCGGGATTATTCCGTCGTCTCCACCAGCGCAAAGACGAGCAACATCAAGAGCATCAACCTGCTAGGGGATGTGCGTGGCAAGACGGTGCTGATGGCCGACGACATGATCGCCACCGGTGGCACGATGCTGCTGGCCATGCGCGAGCTGAAGAACCTTGGGGCGAAGAAGATCATCTGTATGATCAGCCTGCCGTTCTTCAACGCCGGCGCGGTGGATACGTTCGACCAGGCGTACAAGGAAGGGGTGTTCTACCGGATCATCGGGACCAACGCCGTCTACCATGGACACGACCTCCTGGACAAGGAGTGGTACGTGCAGGCGGACATCACCGAATTGTTCGCCCGGATCATCAGCCGTCTGCACCATGGCCGGTCGATCAGTCCGTTGCTGGACAACCGTAAATTCATTCAGATTCTCATTGATAACAGCCAACAGGGAACCGCCCCGGCCGCTGATGAGGCAGCGAGCGCTACGAACCCGGATCACGCTGAGTGA
- a CDS encoding DUF1861 family protein, whose product MTYRVASLLSAHRASSEISSIQRMHVQGLDGADAYNPARPLLIGGKCLLPVRVEPRSSEDSHVRFLARQTDGSWKVADDLPAFRLQDPFWCRIGEKLVFGGVHVDFSPSGTVLGWRTDFLIGRTITTLKLWFSGPKGMKDIRLCPLPEGRVAVFSRPQGAVGGRGQIGFTVAPSLDAVPETISQAPLLGLFDPDEWGGVNQAVLLKDGTIGVLGHIACFSPDGARHYYPMAFTLAPRSASLVVEPRILIERRELLPGPAKRPDLADVLFPGGMENAGSRIRLYLGVSDVDIQTALVPDPFA is encoded by the coding sequence GTGACGTACCGCGTCGCTTCGTTGCTTTCCGCCCACCGTGCATCCTCGGAGATCTCCTCCATCCAGAGGATGCACGTGCAGGGGCTGGATGGTGCGGATGCGTACAATCCCGCCCGTCCGTTGCTAATCGGGGGAAAATGTCTGTTGCCGGTCCGCGTGGAGCCTCGTTCGAGCGAAGATTCCCACGTTCGGTTTCTTGCCAGGCAAACGGATGGCAGTTGGAAGGTGGCGGATGATCTTCCTGCCTTCCGGTTGCAGGACCCGTTCTGGTGCCGGATCGGAGAAAAACTGGTGTTCGGTGGCGTCCATGTGGACTTCTCTCCGTCCGGAACGGTACTGGGATGGCGGACAGACTTTTTGATTGGTCGGACGATCACCACGTTGAAGCTCTGGTTCTCCGGTCCGAAAGGAATGAAGGATATCCGGCTTTGCCCGTTGCCTGAGGGACGTGTGGCGGTGTTCTCCCGTCCGCAAGGCGCGGTGGGGGGCCGGGGGCAGATCGGGTTCACCGTCGCTCCCTCGTTGGATGCGGTTCCTGAGACGATTTCCCAGGCTCCGCTTCTTGGGCTGTTTGATCCGGATGAGTGGGGTGGCGTCAACCAGGCGGTGTTGCTGAAAGATGGGACGATCGGGGTGCTGGGGCATATCGCGTGCTTCTCTCCGGATGGAGCCCGGCACTACTATCCCATGGCTTTTACGTTGGCCCCCCGCAGTGCTTCCTTGGTCGTCGAACCTCGGATCCTCATCGAGCGGAGAGAGTTGCTTCCTGGACCTGCCAAGCGTCCGGATCTTGCGGATGTGTTGTTCCCCGGAGGGATGGAGAACGCAGGTTCCCGGATCCGGCTGTACCTTGGGGTAAGTGATGTGGATATCCAGACGGCACTGGTGCCGGATCCTTTCGCCTGA
- a CDS encoding glycoside hydrolase family 130 protein, protein MRMKENPLLVCADVKPSRPDFTVVGVFNCGGVRTEEGVTLVCRVAEMCSDRGDGVIRIPHVETGGTIGAMEFNRSDPRYDFTDPRAIVERDGRRVAALSSMSSLRRAFAPDGVHFVCDDTPLFPLDPRSEEWGAEDPRITRLEDGQYAMTYSSVSRNGVGVSLALSDDLVTWNRQGMILPPANKDTVIFPKKIDGTWWMLHRPILDGLGASDIWIASSSDLVHWGGHQHLAGCRTGQPWEMRKIGAGAHPMEVDAGWLVLYHGVDEKEHYRVGALLLDKQDPRSVLARTPQPIFQPEEPYERNGFFSNTVFPCAAWIEGDEVVTYYGGADSCVCGARLSLSDIMDSLVYGRRAL, encoded by the coding sequence ATGCGAATGAAGGAAAATCCCTTGCTTGTCTGTGCCGACGTGAAGCCGTCCCGCCCCGATTTTACCGTGGTCGGGGTGTTCAACTGCGGTGGGGTACGTACGGAAGAAGGGGTGACGTTGGTCTGCAGAGTCGCCGAGATGTGCTCTGACCGTGGGGATGGTGTCATCCGGATCCCCCATGTCGAAACGGGTGGTACAATTGGCGCAATGGAGTTCAACCGGAGCGACCCGCGCTATGATTTTACCGATCCACGGGCAATCGTGGAACGGGATGGAAGACGGGTGGCGGCCCTTTCCAGCATGTCCAGTTTGCGCAGGGCGTTTGCGCCGGATGGTGTCCATTTCGTCTGCGATGATACGCCGTTGTTCCCGTTGGATCCCCGAAGCGAGGAATGGGGTGCCGAGGATCCCAGGATCACACGGCTTGAGGATGGGCAGTACGCCATGACCTATTCGTCGGTGAGCCGTAACGGAGTGGGGGTGTCGCTTGCATTGAGTGACGATTTGGTCACCTGGAACCGCCAAGGGATGATCCTCCCGCCGGCAAACAAGGATACGGTGATTTTCCCCAAGAAGATTGATGGAACGTGGTGGATGCTTCACCGCCCGATCCTGGATGGTTTGGGCGCTTCGGACATCTGGATCGCCTCATCTTCCGACCTGGTCCACTGGGGTGGCCACCAACATCTTGCCGGATGCCGTACCGGACAGCCGTGGGAGATGCGGAAGATCGGGGCGGGGGCGCACCCGATGGAGGTGGATGCCGGTTGGCTGGTGCTGTACCACGGGGTGGATGAGAAGGAGCACTACCGGGTTGGGGCGTTGCTGTTGGATAAACAGGATCCGAGGAGCGTGTTGGCCCGTACTCCACAACCCATCTTCCAGCCGGAAGAACCCTATGAGCGCAATGGATTCTTCTCCAACACCGTTTTTCCCTGCGCGGCATGGATTGAAGGTGACGAGGTGGTGACGTACTACGGCGGAGCAGACAGCTGTGTCTGTGGTGCCCGCCTGTCGCTTTCCGATATCATGGATTCGTTGGTGTATGGGAGGCGCGCGCTGTGA